The genomic DNA GATCCTGGTGCCCGCGGGCACCATGACGACCGTCGAGGACACCGTCACCCCGGCGCGTCTGGAGCGGCTGGCCGCCGAGGCGGGCTTCTCCCGCTTCCCGGTCACCGACCGGGGCGGCGCGCTGCTGGGCTACCTGCACATCAAGGACACCCTCGGGGTGGCGGAAAGGGACGCGCCGTTCCCGCGTACGGCGCTGCACCCGATGACGCGGGTGGCCATCGACACCCCGCTGGACGACACGCTGACCGCCCTGCGCGCCGCCGGCAGCCATCTGGCGGCCGTCACCGGCGACCAGGGGCGGGTGCTGGGCTTCGTCACCATGGAGGACGTCCTGTCGGAGCTGGTGGGCCCCGCGCCGGCCGCGGCCTGAGCGCCCGCCCGCCGGCCCCGCCCACCGGCTCCCGCCGGGGGTACGGGCGGGCGGGCGGCGGCGCCGCGCGGGAAAACCCCTCGTGCGCGGGGACCAGCCGCGGTACGGTCGCGCTCTCGGCAACGGCGGGAGGCGGCTCATGCACGGTCCGCCGTCCGGCGTCCCCACGGACGCCCCCGTATCCCCGGCACCCGGTGCCGAGCTGTTCTGCGACGAGTCCGGCTACGAGGGCGAGAACCTCGTCGGCGGCATCACCGACGTCTTCGCCCACGCCGGTGTGACGGTCCCGGCCGCGGACGCGGCGGACTGCATCCGCGAGCTGCGGGACCGCATCCGCTCCCCCGCGACCGTCTACAAGGCGAACCACCTCCAGCGCGAGAAGCACCGCGGCACGCTGCTGTGGTTCCTCGGTCCGGAGGGGCCGCTGCCCGGCCGCGCCCGCGTGCACCTGACGGAGAAGTCCTTCTTCACCGTCGCCCGGATCGTGGACCTGCTGGTGTCCGGGACGGACCCGGCGGACGCGCCCGCGATGCTGCGCGGCGCGCACGCGCGCGGTCCCGCGGGTGAGCTGTACCGCGCGGGCCCCCGCGTCTACGGCCGCGAGCGCTGGCGGGCGTTCCTCGCCTCGTTCAACGAGCTGATGTGGATCAACACCCGCCGGGGCGCGGAGACGTCGGCCGACGGCTTCTTCGGACTGGCCGGCGAACTGCACCGCGCGGGGGCGCCTGGTGAGGCGGGGCGGCTGCTGGGGCTCGTACGACAGGCGCGCCCGCGGGCCGACGCGCTGCGTGCCGCGCTCCTCGAAGACCCGCGGACCGTGCCCGCGCTGGACTCGCTGCTGCCGGCGCTGGCCGCTGCGGTCGCGTACTGGGGGCGGGACGGTGCGCCGGTGACCGTCGTGCACGACCGGCAGACGGCGCTGACCGACGAGCGGATGGCGCGGCTGTACGAGGTGTGCCGGCCGCCCCGGGCGCACCTGCGCGCGCTGCGCTTCGTCGACGCCGAGACCGATCCGCGGGTGCAGCTCGCCGACTTCCTCGCGGGGATCGCCCGCAAGCGGGCCTCCGACGCGCTGGCCGGCCTCGCCGATCCCGAACTCGACGAGCTGCTGCGCCCGTACGTCGCCCCGGACTCGGCGTGGGGCGACGCGCGGAGCTGGGCGCTGCTCGCCCCCGGACCCGCGCCCCGGGCGGGCCTCACCCCGGCGTGAGGGCACCCGGGCCGGGGACTGCGGGGCGCGGGCTCAGCGGGGTGTGGCCGCCAGTCGTACGGCCAGGCCCGCGAAGACCGTGCCGCTGAAGATGTTGAGCCCGCGCGCCAGCCGCCGGCTGCGGCGCAGCGCCCGCGACAGCCGGCCGGAGAGCAGGCCGACCGAGCCGTCGACGCAGAAGCCGACGATGACGCCGGTGATGCCGAGGAGGAGCAACTGCAGCGGCAGATGGCCGCGGCCGGGGTCCACGAACTGCGGCAGGAACGCGATGTTGAACATGATGACCTTGGGGTTCAGCAGGTTGGTGACCATTCCCTGCCAGAACGCGCGGCGCGGCCGGGGACCGCTGCGCCCGTCGGCGCCGGCCGCCGCGTCGTCCTCGTCGCCGGGCACGGAGCGGTCGCGGAAGGCGCGGATCGCGAGGTAGAGGAGATAGGCGGCACCGAGCCAGCGGAGCACGTGGTAGAGCACCGGCAGCGCGCCGAAGAGCGCGGAGAGCCCGAGGGCGGCGGCGCAGGCGTGCACGAGCATGCCGCAGGCCACGCCGGCCGCGGCCATCACGCCCATGCCGGAGCCGCCGCGCCCGCCCATGGCCACGATGAACATCATGTCGGGGCCCGGGGTGATGGAGAGTACGAAGATCGCCACGACGAAGGCGGCGAGGAGCGACAGGTCGACCATGGCGGCGATACTCGCACCGCGCCGCCGCCCGGGCGACCGAATTCCACCTGCCGGGACGCGGCCCCGCGGGACCGTCGCCCGGCCCTCGTACGCGGCGGCCGCGAGGCGCCCGTACCGTAGCGGCATATGCCATCCGCGGTCCCGTACGACCGCGGAACGCTCGCTGAACGCCCGCGTCCGCGGGGCAGCTTCGCCCCCCGTGCCGCAGCCGTCTAATGTGGTCTGCCACGACCACCCCGGACCCCGGTGGGCCGTCGCCGGAGCACGAGCGAACCGCCCATCGCTGGGAGACAAGTCCCGGTGCGCGCCCACGCTCGACCGGGAACCACTCCCGAGTTCAGCCACGTACCCGGATACGGGCAGCGGGTCGCGCGTGATCTCCGGCGGCACGTCCGGCCGCACATCCGGCCGGCACAGCAGCCGTGAAACGAGGTGACGACCCCATGCCCGAGGAGTCGCGAGAGGAAGGTCTGGCCGCCGCGTTCGTGGACCTGGCCGACACCCTCGACAGCGATTTCGACGTCGAGCAGCACGCGCGCAGGCTAGCGCTGCACTGCGCCGAGCTGGTCGACGTCAGCGCCGCGGGCGTCGTCCTCGCCGCCGACGACGGTGCCGCGCTGACCGCGTCGGCCTCCGACGAGCGCGCGCACGCCCTGGAGGAGGCGGAGGTGGAGTGGGGCGAGGGCCCCGCCGTGGACTGCTACCGCACCGCGAGACCCATGCCCGCCATCCCGCTCGCGCACGCGCGGGCCCGCGCGGACTGGCCCCGCTTCACCGGCCGGGCGCTGGAGCTGGGCTTCGCCCTCGTCGCCTCCGCGCCGATGCAGGTGCGGGGCACGACCGTCGGCGCACTCACCCTCTTCCGGGACCGGCCCGGCACCCTGCACGCCGCGCAACTGCGGCTGGGCCAGGCGCTCGCCGACGTCGCCACCCTCGGCATCCTGCAGCAGCGCGCGCTGGCCGAACAGACGGCGGTCGCGGCGCAGTTGCAGAACGCCCTCAACTCCCGCATCGTCATCGAGCAGGCCAAGGGCGCGCTCGCCCAGCGCCGGAGCATCGCCGTCGACGAGGCGTTCCGCCTGCTGCGCGGGCACGCCCGCAACAACCGCAGGCCGCTGGCCGACGTGGCCCGCGAGGTGGTCGAGGAAGGGCTCGACCCGACGCCGCAGGACGGCTGAATCCGGCCGCGGGACGGCCGGTTCCGGCCGATCTGCCGGCCGGCTCGCGCGCCGGGGGGCGCGTGGCCGGCGGGCGAACGGCAGGCGGAGGCCGGGCGGCCGGTCAGGACAGAGCGAACGTCGGCGGCACGCTGGGCAGTTCCATCGCGGCGTCCAGGAACCGGTCCTCGCGCGGCGGCAGGAACTGCAGCGTGCTCGCGTGTGCCGGTCCTTCCGCGGTCATCGCCCACATGCACAGCATCGCCGCGGGCCGCCCCGCGGGATCGGGCGACGCCTCCAGCGTGGCATAGCGCACCGGCGCCCCCAGCGGCGCCGTCACCAGCACGAAGTGCGCCTCGGGCGGCGCCACCGCGGGCGGCAGCGTGACGAGGACGGAGTCGTGCCGGACGAGCCGGCCCACCGGCCGGTCGTCCGACTGCTCCCCGGCGGGCAGCCCCGCCCCCGCCTGCCGCCACAGCGCCCGCAGCTCGGCGTCGAGCGAGCCGTCGAGCGCGGCGGCGAGCAGGCGCTCCGGTGCGGTCAGGGCGAGGTCGCGGAGCACGGCGTGGGCGAAGGCGTAGTGCTGGCGTCGGGCATCCGTAGCATTCATACATCAGTTCTATCCGAGCCCACTGACAACGCCCCGCCGCCCGGCGGCCGTTCGCCCGCGCCCGGGCGAACGGCCGTACA from Streptomyces sp. CMB-StM0423 includes the following:
- a CDS encoding LysE family translocator, which translates into the protein MVDLSLLAAFVVAIFVLSITPGPDMMFIVAMGGRGGSGMGVMAAAGVACGMLVHACAAALGLSALFGALPVLYHVLRWLGAAYLLYLAIRAFRDRSVPGDEDDAAAGADGRSGPRPRRAFWQGMVTNLLNPKVIMFNIAFLPQFVDPGRGHLPLQLLLLGITGVIVGFCVDGSVGLLSGRLSRALRRSRRLARGLNIFSGTVFAGLAVRLAATPR
- a CDS encoding GAF and ANTAR domain-containing protein, which produces MPEESREEGLAAAFVDLADTLDSDFDVEQHARRLALHCAELVDVSAAGVVLAADDGAALTASASDERAHALEEAEVEWGEGPAVDCYRTARPMPAIPLAHARARADWPRFTGRALELGFALVASAPMQVRGTTVGALTLFRDRPGTLHAAQLRLGQALADVATLGILQQRALAEQTAVAAQLQNALNSRIVIEQAKGALAQRRSIAVDEAFRLLRGHARNNRRPLADVAREVVEEGLDPTPQDG